A region from the uncultured Holophaga sp. genome encodes:
- a CDS encoding MBL fold metallo-hydrolase yields MKKSPQWHHGRFHNPQPIHNDNWGSFTSLFRSNPYGRPPDGTIPVVHPRPADLAPLSEGGLRVTWLGHSTVFLDMGGTRILTDPVWSERSGPFSWIGPRRYYAPPIPLAELPRPDVVVISHDHYDHLDRATIEAMRGWTTRFVVPLGVGARLLRWGIAPERITELDWWEATQVGKVEITATPARHASGRGLFDKDRTLWAGYAFRSPEHRVFFSGDTGLFPGMSEIGERLGPFDLTMLEIGAYGPAWPDWHLGPEQAVEAHRMVRGARMLPIHWGLFTLAGHGWTEPMERLQVAARTQGVLALSPRPGEPFELLTPSLMTRWWPSLPWRTAQELPIRAGGFTPDLTPIP; encoded by the coding sequence ATGAAGAAATCCCCTCAGTGGCACCACGGTCGCTTCCACAACCCCCAGCCCATTCACAACGACAACTGGGGTTCATTCACCAGTCTTTTCCGTTCAAATCCATACGGGCGTCCCCCTGATGGCACGATTCCGGTGGTCCATCCTCGCCCTGCTGACCTGGCACCCCTCTCAGAAGGGGGTCTGAGAGTCACTTGGTTGGGGCACTCTACGGTGTTCCTCGACATGGGGGGTACCCGTATCCTCACCGACCCTGTCTGGAGCGAGCGCTCTGGTCCCTTCAGCTGGATCGGTCCTCGCCGCTACTACGCCCCGCCCATTCCCCTTGCTGAGTTGCCCCGGCCTGACGTAGTGGTCATCTCCCATGACCATTACGACCACTTGGATCGCGCCACCATCGAGGCCATGAGGGGCTGGACTACCCGCTTTGTGGTGCCCTTGGGGGTGGGAGCGCGACTGCTGCGTTGGGGTATCGCACCTGAACGGATCACCGAACTGGACTGGTGGGAGGCAACGCAGGTGGGGAAGGTCGAGATCACCGCCACGCCCGCGCGTCATGCCTCGGGGCGGGGGCTCTTTGACAAGGACCGGACACTCTGGGCGGGTTATGCCTTCCGGAGTCCGGAGCATAGGGTCTTCTTTTCGGGAGATACGGGCCTCTTTCCTGGAATGTCCGAGATCGGAGAGCGCTTGGGTCCCTTCGATCTCACGATGCTTGAGATCGGGGCGTACGGCCCGGCATGGCCGGACTGGCACCTGGGTCCCGAACAGGCTGTTGAGGCGCACCGCATGGTCCGGGGCGCCCGCATGCTCCCCATCCACTGGGGGCTCTTCACCCTCGCGGGGCATGGCTGGACCGAGCCCATGGAGCGCCTCCAGGTGGCGGCTCGGACTCAGGGTGTCCTGGCTCTCAGCCCCCGACCTGGAGAGCCCTTCGAGCTCCTCACCCCGTCCCTCATGACCCGATGGTGGCCCAGTCTCCCCTGGCGGACCGCCCAGGAACTGCCGATCCGGGCCGGGGGATTCACCCCGGACCTGACCCCCATCCCCTGA
- a CDS encoding LarC family nickel insertion protein gives MGAALAIHLLAPDRVIVSPIPMTRGWVRCRHGRIPLPAPATLALAEGVPLTRPPQPVLRELSTPTGMAIARALADGFGELPEGTLVGSGYGLGQAELPWPNVLRAILLETAEPGPRDQVVLLETNLDDMTPEALAYALERLLADGALDAWLTPILMKKGRPAHTLSLLCPPGEAERFAEAILRGTSTLGVRRRLLDRTVLPRELVPVETPFGMIRCKIAHIEGTARIKPEFEDCRTAALATGASLAAVREAALAAFRTAQR, from the coding sequence GTGGGCGCGGCCCTCGCCATCCACCTCCTGGCCCCGGACAGGGTCATCGTCTCCCCCATCCCCATGACCCGGGGCTGGGTCCGCTGCCGCCACGGCCGGATCCCCCTCCCGGCCCCAGCCACCCTGGCCCTGGCAGAGGGCGTACCCCTGACCCGCCCGCCCCAGCCGGTGCTCCGCGAGCTGTCCACCCCCACCGGGATGGCCATCGCCCGCGCCCTGGCGGACGGATTCGGCGAGCTGCCGGAGGGCACCCTGGTGGGGAGCGGCTATGGCCTGGGCCAGGCGGAGCTGCCCTGGCCCAATGTTCTGCGGGCGATCCTCCTGGAGACCGCCGAGCCTGGGCCCCGTGACCAGGTCGTCCTCCTGGAGACCAACCTCGATGACATGACCCCCGAAGCCCTGGCCTACGCATTGGAGCGGCTCCTGGCGGACGGGGCCCTCGACGCCTGGCTCACCCCGATCCTGATGAAGAAGGGGCGTCCGGCCCATACCCTGAGCCTCCTCTGCCCACCGGGGGAAGCGGAGCGCTTCGCCGAGGCCATCCTGCGCGGGACCAGCACCCTCGGGGTGCGCCGACGACTCCTGGACCGGACGGTTCTCCCCCGGGAGCTGGTGCCAGTGGAGACCCCCTTCGGGATGATCCGCTGCAAGATCGCCCACATCGAGGGGACCGCGCGGATCAAGCCGGAATTCGAGGACTGCCGGACAGCGGCCCTGGCCACCGGCGCCAGCCTGGCAGCGGTCCGGGAGGCAGCCCTCGCAGCCTTCCGGACCGCCCAGCGCTGA
- a CDS encoding flavodoxin family protein yields MKVLAISGSPRAGGNTETLLRKVLAPLEEAGWTTELRQIGGKPVRGCLACFKCIERKNMRCVIENDGVNELLQAMVEADAILLGSPTFFADLSSEMKALIDRAGFVALANGGALRGKIGAAVVAVRRGGAIHVFDSINHLFQISGMITPGSLYWNVGVGQHKEEVLGDAEAMRNMEHLGRTIAWLGVGLKAASEIAPFPWPEGSGVEAC; encoded by the coding sequence ATGAAAGTACTCGCCATCAGCGGTAGCCCCCGTGCCGGGGGGAATACCGAAACATTGCTCCGCAAGGTCCTCGCTCCCCTGGAAGAAGCTGGGTGGACCACCGAACTCCGGCAGATCGGCGGAAAGCCCGTCCGAGGCTGTCTCGCCTGTTTCAAGTGCATCGAGCGGAAGAACATGCGCTGCGTCATCGAGAACGATGGCGTGAACGAACTGCTCCAGGCCATGGTGGAGGCCGATGCCATCCTCCTGGGCTCCCCCACCTTCTTCGCGGACCTGAGCTCCGAAATGAAGGCCCTCATCGACCGGGCGGGCTTCGTAGCCCTGGCCAACGGCGGGGCCCTGCGGGGCAAGATCGGAGCCGCGGTCGTGGCGGTGCGCCGTGGGGGCGCCATCCATGTCTTCGACAGCATCAATCACCTCTTCCAGATCTCCGGCATGATCACCCCGGGCTCCCTCTACTGGAACGTGGGGGTGGGTCAACACAAGGAAGAGGTGCTGGGCGACGCCGAGGCCATGCGGAACATGGAGCACCTGGGGCGCACCATCGCCTGGCTCGGGGTGGGCCTGAAGGCCGCCTCGGAGATTGCCCCTTTCCCCTGGCCTGAGGGCTCTGGGGTGGAAGCCTGCTGA
- a CDS encoding efflux transporter outer membrane subunit, with protein sequence MPRAGRSVHRRVPLKPSFGKGKFCPSARHAVRTRDLIIGAVACLALGCNPVPRLDLPGRPVPSTWGEPMSAKGPLASDLGWDAFFTDPSLQAVIRLGLDHNLDLRLAALQVERAQAAFRIQRSSQSPSMSLQGASTNYRISEAEGSGQASVYRESTVHVASLSWELDLFGRIRSLKEEALNQYLSTEQVRRATRMSLVATLAQAFLQLGADTESLTLAARTLGAQTRTRELMDQSHALGAASDLEVAQARSQMESARVDLVRLQSQVAQDRHALDLLVGTTVPDRLLPRGMSAAPLADVRSDLSSEVLLARPDILAAEYQLRAAQADIGAARAAFFPRLSLTAGLGSMSPAVSGLFQGGTGTWLFTPNLTVPIFQGGALRANLASAKVSRDIALASYQRAIQSAFREVADGLTQRRALVDQNQAQEALTESLQRAFELSTARYRGGADSYLSVLVSQEAHLRAEQNLISTRLAQQLNRITLYKALGGGA encoded by the coding sequence ATGCCCCGTGCGGGGCGGAGTGTTCACCGGAGAGTCCCTTTGAAGCCGAGCTTCGGGAAGGGGAAATTCTGTCCATCAGCGAGGCATGCCGTGAGAACAAGGGATTTGATCATTGGAGCAGTCGCCTGCCTGGCCCTGGGCTGCAATCCCGTACCCCGGCTCGACCTACCCGGCAGACCGGTTCCATCGACCTGGGGGGAGCCCATGTCGGCCAAGGGCCCCCTGGCCTCGGATCTGGGATGGGATGCCTTCTTTACCGATCCCTCCCTTCAAGCCGTCATCCGACTCGGGCTCGATCACAACCTGGACCTGCGCCTCGCGGCCCTACAGGTCGAGCGGGCACAGGCGGCCTTCCGGATCCAGCGATCATCCCAGAGCCCCTCCATGTCCCTGCAGGGTGCCTCGACCAACTACCGCATCTCCGAGGCAGAAGGCTCAGGTCAGGCCAGTGTGTACCGGGAGAGTACGGTCCATGTGGCCAGCCTCTCCTGGGAGCTGGATCTCTTCGGGCGGATCCGCAGTCTGAAGGAGGAGGCGCTCAACCAGTACCTCTCCACCGAGCAGGTCCGTCGGGCCACGCGGATGTCCCTGGTGGCCACCCTGGCCCAGGCCTTTCTCCAGCTGGGAGCCGATACCGAATCCCTGACCCTGGCTGCCCGCACCCTTGGGGCCCAGACCCGCACCCGGGAACTCATGGACCAGAGTCATGCCCTCGGGGCCGCCTCGGACCTGGAGGTTGCCCAAGCCCGGAGCCAGATGGAGTCCGCGCGGGTGGACCTCGTCCGGTTGCAATCCCAGGTTGCCCAGGATCGCCATGCCCTGGACCTTCTGGTCGGAACGACCGTGCCAGACCGGCTGCTTCCCAGGGGGATGAGCGCGGCTCCGCTGGCGGACGTCAGGTCAGACCTGTCCTCAGAGGTGCTCCTGGCGCGTCCGGACATCCTGGCGGCCGAGTACCAGCTCCGGGCGGCCCAGGCCGATATCGGCGCCGCCAGGGCTGCCTTCTTTCCAAGGCTCAGCCTGACGGCCGGCCTTGGCTCCATGAGTCCGGCCGTCTCCGGGCTATTCCAGGGTGGAACGGGCACCTGGCTCTTCACCCCGAATCTGACGGTCCCCATCTTCCAAGGCGGGGCGCTCCGGGCCAACTTGGCTTCCGCCAAGGTCAGTCGGGATATTGCCTTGGCGAGCTACCAGAGGGCCATCCAGAGCGCCTTCCGGGAGGTCGCGGATGGGTTGACCCAGCGCAGGGCCCTGGTTGACCAGAACCAGGCCCAGGAGGCTCTGACGGAATCCCTTCAGCGCGCCTTCGAGCTCTCCACCGCCCGATACCGGGGTGGGGCGGACAGCTATTTGAGCGTGCTGGTCTCCCAGGAGGCCCACCTCCGTGCCGAGCAGAACCTGATTTCCACCCGGCTGGCCCAGCAGTTGAATCGGATCACCCTATACAAGGCCCTTGGAGGAGGCGCGTGA
- a CDS encoding NAD(P)-dependent alcohol dehydrogenase: MSSPVIGFAAHSATTPLVPFQFERRDPRPDDVAIEILFCGVCHSDLHTARNDWGWTTYPIVPGHEMVGRVTAVGSAVTRFKVGDTVGVGCMVDSCQHCDPCEKGYEQYCEEGSTYSYGGTDRQDGTMTQGGYSQRVVVSEKFVLRVPENIELKGAAPLLCAGITTWSPLRHWKVTQGSKVAVVGLGGLGHMAIKLAKALGAEVTLFTRSAGKEADARRLGADHIILSTDWTQMGSVKNTFDLIIDTVPYLHDINPYIPTLAIAGTIVLVGYLGPLDPFLNTAPMIMGRKSVAGSLIGGIAETQELLDFCGQHGITSDVEVINMQAINEAYERMLKSDVKYRFVIDMASLQA; this comes from the coding sequence ATGTCCTCACCTGTAATTGGCTTCGCCGCCCACTCCGCCACCACCCCCTTGGTGCCCTTCCAGTTCGAACGCCGTGATCCGCGACCGGATGATGTTGCCATCGAGATCCTCTTCTGCGGCGTCTGCCACTCCGACCTGCACACCGCTCGCAACGACTGGGGTTGGACCACCTACCCCATCGTCCCCGGCCATGAGATGGTCGGCCGCGTGACCGCCGTGGGGTCTGCCGTGACCCGGTTCAAGGTGGGCGACACCGTGGGGGTTGGCTGCATGGTAGATTCCTGCCAGCACTGCGACCCCTGCGAGAAGGGCTATGAGCAGTACTGCGAGGAGGGTTCCACCTACAGCTACGGAGGCACGGACCGCCAGGACGGCACCATGACCCAGGGTGGGTACTCCCAGCGGGTGGTGGTTTCCGAGAAGTTCGTGCTGCGGGTACCCGAAAACATCGAACTGAAGGGGGCAGCCCCCCTGCTGTGCGCGGGCATCACGACCTGGTCCCCCCTGCGGCACTGGAAGGTGACCCAGGGCAGCAAGGTGGCCGTCGTGGGCCTGGGCGGCCTGGGGCATATGGCCATCAAGCTGGCCAAGGCGCTCGGCGCCGAGGTCACCCTTTTCACGCGCTCGGCAGGCAAGGAGGCCGATGCCCGACGCCTCGGGGCGGACCACATCATCCTCTCCACGGACTGGACCCAGATGGGGTCGGTCAAGAACACTTTCGATCTGATCATCGACACCGTCCCCTACCTGCACGACATCAACCCCTACATCCCTACCCTGGCCATTGCCGGAACGATCGTCCTGGTGGGCTACCTGGGTCCCCTCGATCCCTTCCTGAACACCGCCCCCATGATCATGGGGCGCAAGTCCGTGGCGGGCTCCCTCATCGGCGGCATCGCCGAGACCCAGGAGCTGCTGGACTTCTGCGGACAGCATGGCATCACCTCCGATGTCGAGGTAATCAACATGCAGGCCATCAACGAAGCCTACGAGCGGATGCTCAAGAGCGACGTGAAGTACCGCTTCGTCATCGACATGGCCTCTCTCCAGGCCTGA
- a CDS encoding carboxymuconolactone decarboxylase family protein, which produces MDISESAQRNHDKWFPGRVSSLKATDPEFIGLFDNFAFDEVLAHSPLDDRTRMRVLLAGLIAVPALTEFRVIAEAALQLGITPVELKEIVYQAVPYCGIGKVLDFLDAANTLLAEHGAILPLEGQSTTTPATRFEKGLALSKSIFGEAIDTMYQQAPPDQQHINRFLSANCFGDYYTRTGLDGATRELLTFSMLLAQGGCEPQLKGHIQGNAAVGNDRRLLMAVITQLLPFVGYPRTLNAMRCLNEVLPLAPQVD; this is translated from the coding sequence GTGGATATCTCAGAAAGCGCCCAAAGGAATCATGACAAGTGGTTTCCCGGCCGTGTGTCGTCCCTGAAGGCCACGGATCCCGAGTTCATCGGGCTGTTTGACAACTTTGCCTTTGACGAGGTGCTGGCCCACAGTCCCCTGGACGACCGGACCCGGATGAGGGTCCTGCTGGCTGGCCTCATTGCCGTGCCCGCCCTCACGGAGTTCCGGGTCATCGCCGAGGCTGCGCTGCAACTCGGCATCACCCCGGTGGAACTCAAGGAGATCGTCTATCAGGCCGTCCCCTACTGCGGCATCGGCAAGGTCCTCGACTTCCTGGACGCCGCCAACACCCTGCTCGCCGAGCATGGGGCCATCCTCCCCCTCGAAGGGCAGTCCACCACCACGCCTGCCACCCGATTCGAAAAAGGGCTGGCCCTTTCGAAAAGCATTTTCGGGGAGGCCATTGACACCATGTACCAGCAGGCCCCTCCGGACCAGCAGCACATCAACCGCTTCCTGTCCGCCAACTGCTTCGGGGACTACTACACCCGGACGGGGCTGGATGGGGCGACCCGGGAGCTGCTCACCTTCTCGATGCTGCTCGCCCAGGGCGGGTGCGAACCCCAACTGAAGGGACACATCCAGGGCAATGCCGCGGTCGGAAACGACCGGCGGCTCCTGATGGCAGTCATCACCCAACTGCTGCCCTTCGTGGGCTATCCCCGGACCCTCAACGCCATGCGCTGCCTGAACGAGGTCCTCCCCCTCGCTCCCCAGGTGGACTGA
- a CDS encoding DUF362 domain-containing protein, with protein sequence MTKHLSRRAFLEAGAAAAGALAILNLTGTARAATAEAPKSTVYFTEDLSPEGLLKVYRKISAEIGGKVAIKIHTGEPHGPNILPRDMVKALQQSIPNSALVETNTLYKGARFTTADHRKTIQTNGWDFCPVDIMDEDGAVMIPVRGGKHFTEMSVGRHMLNYDAMVVLTHFKGHAMGGFGGSMKNIAIGCADGPIGKKMVHAAPDNEDYAKWLSGAPFMENMVESAKATVDHFGRRIVFINVLRNMSVDCDCAGVHAAPPKARNLGILASTDLLAVDKASIDMVYKLPEAELHDLRERIESRSGLRQISYMKELKMGNDQYTLVKL encoded by the coding sequence ATGACCAAGCACCTTTCCCGCCGCGCGTTTCTGGAAGCCGGAGCAGCCGCCGCCGGCGCCCTGGCCATCCTCAATCTCACCGGAACCGCCAGGGCAGCAACCGCCGAGGCGCCCAAGTCCACGGTGTATTTCACCGAGGACCTGAGTCCCGAAGGCCTGCTGAAGGTCTATCGGAAGATCAGCGCAGAGATCGGCGGCAAGGTGGCCATCAAGATCCACACCGGGGAGCCCCATGGCCCCAACATCCTGCCCCGGGACATGGTGAAGGCCCTGCAGCAGAGCATCCCCAACAGTGCATTGGTCGAGACCAACACCCTCTACAAGGGCGCACGCTTCACCACCGCCGACCACCGCAAGACGATCCAGACCAACGGCTGGGATTTCTGCCCCGTGGACATCATGGATGAGGACGGTGCGGTGATGATTCCCGTGAGGGGCGGTAAGCACTTCACCGAGATGTCCGTGGGCAGGCACATGCTCAACTACGACGCCATGGTGGTCCTGACCCACTTCAAAGGCCACGCCATGGGCGGCTTCGGTGGCTCCATGAAGAACATCGCCATCGGATGTGCCGATGGCCCCATCGGAAAGAAGATGGTCCACGCCGCACCCGACAACGAGGACTACGCCAAGTGGCTCAGCGGTGCGCCCTTCATGGAGAACATGGTGGAGTCGGCCAAAGCCACGGTGGATCACTTCGGCAGGCGCATCGTCTTCATCAACGTGCTGCGCAACATGAGCGTGGATTGCGACTGCGCCGGGGTTCACGCCGCGCCCCCCAAAGCCCGCAACCTGGGCATCCTCGCCTCCACGGACCTTCTGGCGGTGGACAAGGCCTCCATCGACATGGTCTACAAGCTGCCCGAGGCTGAACTGCATGATCTGCGGGAGCGCATCGAGTCCCGTAGCGGCCTGCGCCAGATCAGCTACATGAAGGAGCTGAAGATGGGCAACGACCAGTACACCCTGGTCAAGCTCTGA
- a CDS encoding 4Fe-4S dicluster domain-containing protein: protein MRCRSFPRIPETPVSVLGFGCMRLPVIGGDMARIDDAAAIPSVFSSYKTGSMFETWKSAAWTYDAFTVQAGHGADRCIECGACEPQCPQGIPIMAKLKEAHSALTQAR, encoded by the coding sequence ATGCGCTGCCGATCTTTCCCCAGAATCCCCGAAACCCCGGTCTCGGTGCTCGGTTTCGGCTGTATGCGCCTGCCGGTGATCGGGGGCGACATGGCCCGCATCGATGATGCCGCCGCCATCCCCTCCGTCTTCAGCAGCTACAAGACCGGCAGCATGTTCGAGACCTGGAAGAGCGCCGCCTGGACCTATGACGCCTTCACCGTGCAGGCGGGCCATGGCGCCGACCGCTGCATTGAATGCGGCGCCTGCGAACCCCAGTGCCCCCAAGGCATCCCCATCATGGCCAAACTCAAAGAGGCCCACAGCGCCCTGACCCAGGCCCGCTGA
- the larC gene encoding nickel insertion protein: MRLLYLDCVSGISGDMTVGALLDLGLDTAAFTEGMASLGLEGWEPAWEKALKGVLAGTAFRPAPLPELEEPERHLADIETLITGSRLPEEVQKKSLAAFRLLAEAEARVHGVPVETIHFHEVGAGTPSSTSWARPSPSTSWPRTGSSSPPSP, from the coding sequence ATGAGGCTCCTCTACCTGGACTGCGTCTCGGGCATCAGCGGGGACATGACCGTGGGGGCCCTGCTGGACCTGGGCCTGGATACCGCGGCCTTCACCGAAGGGATGGCCTCCCTGGGGCTGGAGGGATGGGAGCCGGCCTGGGAGAAAGCCCTGAAGGGCGTACTCGCAGGGACCGCCTTCCGCCCGGCCCCCCTGCCCGAACTGGAAGAGCCGGAACGCCACCTGGCCGATATCGAGACCCTCATCACCGGATCGCGACTCCCGGAGGAGGTACAGAAAAAGTCCCTGGCGGCCTTCCGTCTCCTGGCCGAGGCCGAGGCCAGGGTCCACGGCGTCCCCGTGGAGACGATCCACTTCCACGAAGTCGGCGCCGGGACGCCATCCTCGACATCGTGGGCGCGGCCCTCGCCATCCACCTCCTGGCCCCGGACAGGGTCATCGTCTCCCCCATCCCCATGA
- a CDS encoding MFS transporter: MLTPISLALVREAYEDPRARGRAIAYWAMGGSVAGAAGPVLGGALSQISWRLIFFINAPIGLAAGSTMASFYGVVFLQSLYFQQLRSVSALGTGLLFLLILGSLGLRRA, encoded by the coding sequence ATGCTGACCCCGATCTCCCTGGCCCTTGTCCGGGAGGCCTATGAGGACCCCCGGGCTCGCGGCCGCGCCATCGCCTACTGGGCCATGGGTGGCTCCGTAGCTGGCGCCGCCGGCCCGGTTTTGGGCGGTGCGCTCTCCCAGATCAGTTGGAGGCTCATCTTCTTCATCAATGCCCCCATCGGGCTCGCTGCCGGATCAACCATGGCCTCGTTCTATGGCGTGGTGTTTCTGCAGAGCCTCTACTTCCAACAGCTCCGGAGTGTCTCGGCCTTGGGGACGGGCCTGCTCTTCCTCCTGATTCTTGGCTCCCTGGGGCTGCGCCGTGCGTAG
- a CDS encoding NAD(P)-dependent alcohol dehydrogenase: MPMNTRAYAAHSATDPLVPFRFDRRDPRPDDVVIEILYCGVCHSDIHNVRNDWGRARYPMVPGHEIIGQVTEVGPEVTRFKVGDRVGVGCLVDSCRTCEPCQHGLEQHCENGFTSTYNGIDRHDGSVTLGGYSERVVVSEAFVLRMPERVELSSAAPLLCAGITTWSPLRHWKVTQGSRVAVVGLGGLGHMALKLAKALGAEVTLFTRSRGKEEDARRLGADRVVLSTDPQQMAEVRSRFDLIIDTVPYIHDLNPYIPTLAIAGTIVLVGYLGPLDPFLNTTPMIMGRRSVAGSVIGGIPETQELLDFCAEHGVSPDVEMIRIQDINEAYERMLHSDVKYRFVIDMASLKA, from the coding sequence ATGCCGATGAACACCCGGGCCTACGCGGCCCATTCCGCCACCGATCCCCTGGTCCCCTTCCGCTTCGACCGTCGGGACCCCCGCCCGGACGACGTGGTGATCGAGATCCTCTACTGCGGTGTCTGCCACTCGGACATCCACAATGTCCGCAACGACTGGGGGCGGGCCCGCTACCCCATGGTGCCGGGCCACGAAATCATCGGGCAGGTCACCGAAGTCGGTCCCGAAGTCACCCGGTTCAAGGTCGGGGACCGGGTGGGTGTGGGCTGCCTGGTGGACTCCTGCCGGACCTGCGAGCCCTGCCAGCACGGGCTGGAGCAGCACTGCGAGAACGGGTTCACCAGCACCTATAATGGCATTGACCGCCACGATGGCAGCGTGACCCTGGGCGGCTATTCCGAGCGGGTCGTGGTTTCCGAGGCTTTCGTCCTGCGGATGCCGGAGCGGGTGGAGCTGTCCTCTGCGGCCCCGCTGCTCTGCGCGGGCATCACAACCTGGTCTCCCCTTCGCCACTGGAAGGTGACCCAGGGCAGCCGGGTGGCTGTGGTGGGCCTGGGCGGCCTGGGCCACATGGCCCTGAAGCTGGCCAAGGCCCTGGGTGCCGAGGTCACCCTCTTCACCCGATCCAGGGGCAAGGAGGAGGATGCGCGCCGCCTGGGGGCGGACCGGGTGGTCCTCTCCACGGATCCCCAGCAGATGGCCGAGGTCCGGAGCCGCTTCGACCTGATCATCGACACCGTTCCCTACATCCACGACCTGAACCCCTATATCCCGACCCTCGCCATCGCGGGCACGATCGTCCTGGTGGGCTACTTGGGGCCACTGGACCCCTTCCTCAATACCACCCCCATGATCATGGGGCGCCGTTCCGTGGCGGGTTCGGTCATCGGGGGCATCCCCGAGACCCAGGAACTCCTCGACTTCTGCGCTGAGCACGGAGTCAGCCCCGACGTGGAGATGATCCGCATCCAGGACATCAACGAAGCCTACGAGCGGATGCTCCACAGCGATGTGAAGTACCGCTTCGTCATCGACATGGCCTCCCTCAAAGCTTGA
- a CDS encoding flavodoxin has protein sequence MNNKYIIAYYSRKGENYLDGRIIDLQTGNTALAAHTIQTLSGADLFEIKTLKTYPADYHETTEVAQRELEQNARPELAERLDSLADYEVIILGYPNWWGTMPMAVFTFLESHDFTGKTILPLCTHEGSGLGRSERDIQRLCPGAKVVKGLAVRGGSVQKAESQLAAWLKAAQVID, from the coding sequence ATGAATAATAAATATATTATCGCCTACTACTCCCGTAAGGGTGAGAACTACCTGGATGGCCGCATCATCGATTTGCAGACCGGAAATACGGCGCTGGCGGCGCACACGATCCAGACCCTCAGTGGGGCTGATCTCTTTGAGATCAAGACCCTCAAGACCTACCCCGCCGACTACCATGAGACCACCGAGGTGGCCCAGCGGGAGCTGGAGCAGAACGCCCGTCCCGAGCTGGCGGAACGCCTCGACAGCCTCGCAGACTACGAGGTCATCATCCTGGGTTATCCCAACTGGTGGGGCACCATGCCGATGGCCGTGTTCACCTTCCTGGAATCCCACGACTTCACGGGCAAGACCATCCTTCCCCTCTGCACGCACGAGGGCAGCGGCCTGGGCCGCAGCGAGCGCGACATCCAGCGCCTGTGCCCCGGGGCCAAGGTGGTCAAGGGTCTCGCCGTGCGAGGCGGCAGCGTGCAAAAGGCGGAAAGCCAGCTCGCCGCCTGGCTGAAGGCCGCCCAGGTGATCGACTGA
- a CDS encoding SDR family oxidoreductase: MNSPNPTSVIVVIGPGSIGQAIARRVGVGKHILLADLRLAHAEAAAEVMSNAGYEVSTAEVDVASRASVEALVTRATALGEVTGLIHAAGVSPSQASPATILAVDLYGTALVLEAFGEVITPGGSGVVIASQSGHRLGALTPEQDRALALTPVEELLALPFLQPEQVKDTLHAYQLSKRGNALRVMAQAVAWGKRGARINCISPGIVITPLAKDELSGPRGEGYRRMIEDCPVGRAATPDEVGHVGALLMGPDGTFITGSDFLMDGGVTAAYWFGELGPKQG, from the coding sequence ATGAACAGCCCCAACCCAACGTCCGTCATTGTTGTCATCGGTCCCGGCTCCATCGGCCAGGCCATCGCCCGCCGGGTCGGTGTCGGGAAACACATTCTCCTGGCTGATCTCCGGCTGGCCCATGCCGAGGCGGCAGCCGAGGTGATGTCCAACGCCGGTTATGAGGTCAGCACGGCCGAGGTGGATGTTGCCTCCCGGGCATCTGTCGAGGCTCTGGTCACCCGCGCCACTGCCCTTGGCGAGGTCACAGGCCTGATTCACGCGGCCGGGGTATCTCCCTCCCAGGCCTCGCCCGCCACCATCCTCGCCGTGGATCTCTATGGCACCGCCCTGGTGCTGGAGGCCTTCGGGGAAGTCATCACCCCCGGCGGCTCCGGCGTCGTCATCGCCTCCCAGTCGGGCCACCGCCTGGGCGCCCTGACGCCCGAGCAGGACCGGGCCCTGGCCCTCACTCCGGTAGAGGAGCTCCTGGCGCTGCCTTTCCTCCAGCCGGAGCAGGTGAAGGACACCCTCCACGCCTACCAGCTCTCCAAGCGGGGCAACGCCCTGCGGGTCATGGCGCAGGCGGTGGCCTGGGGCAAGCGCGGCGCGCGCATCAACTGCATCAGCCCCGGTATCGTGATCACCCCCTTGGCCAAGGATGAGCTGAGCGGCCCCCGGGGCGAGGGCTACCGCCGCATGATCGAGGACTGCCCCGTGGGCCGGGCGGCCACCCCGGACGAGGTCGGGCATGTCGGCGCCCTTCTGATGGGTCCGGACGGCACCTTCATCACCGGCAGTGACTTCCTCATGGATGGAGGGGTCACCGCCGCCTACTGGTTCGGCGAACTGGGCCCCAAGCAAGGCTGA